Proteins from one Maniola hyperantus chromosome 25, iAphHyp1.2, whole genome shotgun sequence genomic window:
- the Trx2 gene encoding thioredoxin-2: MAIHIKDSDDLKTRLSEAGEKLVIIDFMATWCGPCKMIGPKLEELANELADSIVVLKVDVDECEDIATEYNINAMPTFVFVKSSKKIEEFSGANVEKLKNTILKLK; encoded by the exons ATGGCCATCCACATCAAAGACTCGGATGACCTGAAGACCAGGCTGTCAGAAGCCGGCGAGAAGTTGGTCATCATCGACTTCATGGCGACCTGGTGCGGGCCCTGCAAGATGATTGGTCCCAAACTTGAGGAGCTTGCTAATGAGCTGGCTGATTCCATCGTTGTACTTAAG GTCGACGTGGATGAGTGCGAAGACATCGCAACAGAGTACAACATAAACGCAATGCCGACTTTCGTCTTCGTCAAGTCGTCCAAGAAGATCGAGGAGTTCTCCGGAGCCAACGTGGAGAAACTGAAGAACACCATCTTGAAACTCAAGTAA